From a single Candidatus Woesearchaeota archaeon genomic region:
- the sufC gene encoding Fe-S cluster assembly ATPase SufC, protein MVKDENVVNQELLVVKDLFVSMSSDSGKEIIKNVSFNVNKGETVVIIGPNGSGKSTIAKALTGFPGLNIKGDVIFNDEILFDLSPTERSRKGLFMSFQSPVEIQGVTLSNFLRTAINARRPKDNKINLRDFVSLLNEAMASLNIPKEFAHRDLNHGLSGGEKKKAEMLQLFMLNPVLAILDETDSGLDVDALKEVCLGINKLKELNPDLGLIVITHYKRMLDYLNPDKVLVLVNGEIKKRGGEELVHLIEEKGFEVFK, encoded by the coding sequence ATGGTTAAAGATGAAAATGTTGTTAATCAAGAATTGTTGGTTGTTAAGGACTTATTTGTCTCTATGAGTTCTGATTCTGGTAAAGAAATAATAAAAAATGTTTCTTTTAATGTTAATAAGGGTGAAACAGTTGTTATTATTGGTCCTAATGGTTCTGGTAAAAGCACTATTGCTAAGGCTCTTACTGGTTTTCCTGGTTTAAATATTAAAGGCGACGTTATTTTTAATGATGAGATTCTTTTTGATTTAAGTCCTACTGAGCGTTCTAGGAAAGGTTTGTTTATGTCTTTTCAGAGTCCTGTTGAGATTCAAGGTGTTACTTTGTCTAATTTTTTAAGAACTGCTATTAATGCTAGAAGACCTAAGGATAATAAAATAAATCTTAGGGATTTTGTTTCATTGTTAAATGAAGCTATGGCTTCTTTGAATATTCCTAAGGAATTTGCTCATAGGGATTTAAACCATGGTCTTAGTGGTGGTGAAAAAAAGAAAGCTGAGATGCTTCAATTATTCATGCTTAATCCTGTTTTGGCTATTCTTGACGAGACTGATTCGGGTTTGGATGTTGATGCTTTAAAAGAAGTTTGTTTAGGTATTAATAAGTTAAAAGAGTTAAATCCTGATCTTGGTTTAATAGTGATTACTCATTATAAGAGGATGCTTGATTATTTAAATCCTGATAAAGTATTAGTTCTTGTTAATGGTGAGATAAAGAAGCGAGGCGGTGAGGAACTTGTTCATTTAATTGAAGAAAAAGGTTTTGAGGTGTTTAAATGA
- a CDS encoding TIM barrel protein has product MIDFSKIKIRRPKDLRFSSAGIPLSTPVRNTGEGVKHVRSLGLGGMELEFVHSVNLNQEAALSVGKIADEHDVVLSAHGSYYINLNALEPQKVGASKSRILEAAKIARLAGAFSVTFHPAFYLKDSKEIVYNNVRTQLQKIVQELKDKGNDITISPETTGKGTQFGDLKELVSLSAEVDQVRPCIDFAHLHARSVGKYNSLEEFRSVLSIVEDGLGREALDNMHMHVAGIAYGDKGEKHHLILEDSDLKYDALLRALKEFKVKGSLVCESPNIEGDALLLKKTYESIK; this is encoded by the coding sequence ATGATTGATTTTTCTAAAATAAAAATAAGAAGACCTAAGGATTTAAGGTTCTCTTCAGCGGGCATTCCTCTTAGTACGCCTGTGAGAAATACTGGTGAAGGTGTAAAGCATGTGCGCAGTCTTGGTCTTGGGGGTATGGAATTAGAATTTGTTCATTCTGTTAATCTTAATCAGGAAGCGGCTTTATCAGTGGGTAAAATCGCTGATGAACACGACGTTGTTTTGTCCGCGCATGGTTCTTATTATATAAATTTGAATGCTTTGGAGCCTCAAAAAGTTGGTGCTAGTAAGTCAAGGATTCTTGAAGCTGCAAAGATTGCTAGGTTGGCTGGTGCGTTTAGTGTTACTTTTCATCCTGCTTTTTATTTGAAGGATTCTAAAGAAATTGTTTATAACAATGTAAGAACTCAGCTTCAAAAAATAGTTCAGGAATTAAAAGACAAGGGTAATGATATAACTATAAGTCCTGAGACTACGGGTAAGGGTACTCAGTTTGGTGATTTAAAAGAGCTTGTTAGTCTTAGTGCTGAAGTTGATCAAGTTAGACCTTGTATTGATTTTGCTCATCTTCATGCTCGTTCTGTTGGTAAGTATAATTCTTTAGAAGAGTTTCGTTCAGTGTTATCTATTGTAGAGGATGGTTTGGGTAGGGAAGCACTTGATAATATGCATATGCACGTTGCGGGTATTGCGTATGGTGATAAGGGTGAGAAGCATCATTTAATACTTGAAGATTCAGATTTAAAATATGATGCTTTATTGAGGGCTTTAAAAGAATTTAAAGTGAAGGGTTCTTTGGTTTGTGAAAGTCCTAACATAGAAGGTGATGCTTTACTTTTGAAAAAAACGTATGAGTCAATAAAATAA
- a CDS encoding alpha/beta fold hydrolase, with amino-acid sequence MIKRVIIIHGWGATPESDWFPFLKKELLKKGYEVEVPEMPNTDEPNISEWVSELDKLKPDEFTILVGHSVGCRTILNYLKNNNIKVKKVILVAPWLNINLEVLDNEEKEIVKPWINDYLVLDDLRKKSSFVVVHSLNDPFSFKEDIEELLISLNAEEVNLGNKGHINAEDGKIDLPEILKFF; translated from the coding sequence ATGATTAAAAGAGTCATAATTATTCATGGTTGGGGAGCTACTCCTGAGTCTGATTGGTTTCCTTTTTTGAAAAAAGAATTGTTAAAAAAAGGTTACGAGGTTGAAGTTCCTGAAATGCCTAATACTGATGAGCCTAATATTAGTGAGTGGGTTTCTGAGCTTGATAAGTTAAAGCCTGATGAGTTCACTATTTTAGTAGGTCATTCTGTTGGTTGTAGAACCATTCTTAATTATTTAAAAAATAATAATATCAAAGTAAAAAAAGTGATTTTGGTTGCGCCTTGGTTAAATATTAACTTAGAGGTTCTTGATAATGAAGAAAAAGAAATTGTTAAGCCTTGGATTAATGATTATTTGGTTCTTGATGATTTAAGAAAAAAGTCGAGTTTTGTTGTTGTTCATTCTTTGAATGATCCTTTTTCTTTTAAGGAAGATATTGAAGAATTATTAATTTCTTTGAATGCTGAAGAAGTTAATTTAGGAAATAAAGGTCATATTAACGCGGAGGATGGCAAAATTGATTTGCCTGAGATTTTAAAGTTTTTTTAA
- a CDS encoding superoxide dismutase, whose product MEELPELGYEYDALKPYIDEETMRIHHSKHHQAYVDKYNAAVKGTEFEDVPVDDVLKDLDKLPGEIKQAVINNGGGHSNHKLFWSLLKKDVSMPEELKELLIENFSSVENFKELFKEAALTQFGSGWAWLVKDGDFLKILKTQNQDTPLSQGLKPLLTIDVWEHAYYLMYQNRRPEYVENFFNVVNWEEVLRRLEE is encoded by the coding sequence ATGGAAGAATTGCCTGAATTAGGATATGAGTATGATGCTTTGAAGCCTTATATTGATGAGGAAACGATGAGGATTCATCATTCTAAGCATCATCAAGCATACGTTGATAAGTACAACGCAGCTGTTAAAGGAACTGAATTTGAGGATGTTCCTGTGGATGATGTTTTGAAGGATTTAGACAAATTGCCTGGTGAGATTAAGCAGGCTGTTATTAATAATGGTGGGGGTCATTCTAATCATAAGTTGTTTTGGTCCTTGTTGAAAAAAGATGTTTCTATGCCTGAGGAGCTTAAAGAATTATTGATTGAAAATTTTAGTAGTGTTGAGAATTTTAAGGAATTATTTAAAGAAGCTGCTCTTACTCAGTTTGGTTCTGGTTGGGCTTGGCTCGTTAAGGATGGTGATTTCCTTAAAATTTTAAAAACTCAGAATCAAGACACCCCTTTAAGTCAGGGTTTGAAGCCTTTATTAACTATTGATGTCTGGGAGCACGCATATTATTTAATGTATCAAAACAGGCGTCCTGAATACGTTGAAAACTTTTTTAACGTCGTGAATTGGGAAGAAGTTCTTAGAAGACTCGAAGAATAA